The following are encoded together in the Methylomonas methanica MC09 genome:
- the amrA gene encoding AmmeMemoRadiSam system protein A, with protein sequence MLLTNSQKAELLKLAKASIQEGLKSGRPLQIDLQQYDPAITLKRASFVTLERGGQLRGCIGMLEAVRPLVEDIAENAFAAAFRDPRFPPLSETEYADLDVHISILSPAEAIDFVSEPDLIAQLQPGVDGLILREGYRRGTFLPSVWEQLPDPVQFLRHLKQKAGLPADYWSETLKIFRYRTEMFS encoded by the coding sequence ATGTTGTTGACTAATTCGCAAAAAGCCGAACTGCTGAAGCTGGCCAAAGCCTCCATCCAAGAGGGGTTAAAGTCGGGGCGTCCGCTGCAGATCGATTTACAACAATACGACCCTGCAATCACGCTTAAACGCGCCAGCTTCGTCACCCTGGAACGCGGCGGACAATTGCGCGGCTGCATAGGTATGCTGGAAGCCGTCCGGCCTTTGGTCGAAGATATTGCCGAAAACGCGTTTGCCGCCGCCTTTCGCGACCCGCGCTTTCCGCCGTTGTCCGAAACGGAATATGCCGATCTCGATGTACATATTTCCATTTTGTCCCCGGCCGAAGCGATCGATTTCGTTTCGGAACCGGACCTCATTGCGCAACTGCAACCCGGCGTCGATGGCTTGATTCTGCGGGAAGGTTACCGGCGCGGTACTTTTTTGCCGTCTGTCTGGGAACAATTGCCCGATCCCGTGCAGTTTTTACGCCATCTCAAGCAAAAAGCCGGTCTGCCCGCCGACTATTGGTCCGAAACCCTAAAAATATTCCGTTACCGCACGGAAATGTTTTCCTGA
- the edd gene encoding phosphogluconate dehydratase yields the protein MHPVIESVTQQIIERSRETRTAYLNRIDAAIANGPQRTQLPCANLAHGFAICSTVEKDELSHAQKANVGIISSYNDMLSAHEPYQHYPELIKQAVREVGGVAQFAGGVPAMCDGITQGMPGMELSLFSRDVIALATAIGLSHNMFDAALYLGVCDKIVPGLLLGGLSFGHIPAVFVPAGPMTTGISNKEKSRARQKFADGKIGEKELLESESKAYHSPGTCTFYGTANSNQMMVEIMGLHLPGSSFVNPYTPLRDELTKAAAKQVLKFTSLGNDFRPLGHMVNEKAIVNAIIGLLATGGSTNHTIHLIAIARAAGVIINWDDFDNLSKVIPLLTKIYPNGPADVNQFHSAGGMGILIGELLNHGLLHGDILTVGDQRGMAQYSQVPTLANGQLRWEPGPTQSLDPEIIASVEKPFATGGGLHVIHGNLGRGVTKVSAVAEKHQVVTAPAMVFDDQLDVVAAFKRGELEKDVIVVLRFQGPKANGMPELHKLTPIMGLLQDKGFHVALLTDGRMSGASGKVPSAIHMWPECIDGGPLAKVRDGDIIVLNTQTGEVNVQVDAAEFEARVAEPNHATGHHFGMGRELFGAMRAQASTAETGATNLFFVD from the coding sequence ATGCATCCTGTAATAGAATCCGTCACACAACAAATCATCGAGCGCAGTCGCGAAACGCGCACTGCCTACCTGAACAGAATAGACGCCGCTATCGCAAACGGCCCTCAACGCACCCAATTGCCTTGCGCCAATCTGGCGCACGGCTTCGCCATATGCTCGACAGTGGAAAAAGACGAGCTATCCCACGCCCAAAAAGCCAATGTCGGCATCATTTCCTCCTACAACGACATGCTGTCGGCCCACGAGCCTTACCAGCATTATCCTGAACTGATTAAGCAAGCCGTGCGGGAAGTCGGCGGCGTGGCCCAATTCGCCGGTGGCGTGCCCGCCATGTGCGACGGCATCACCCAGGGTATGCCCGGCATGGAATTATCGTTGTTCAGCCGAGATGTAATCGCCCTTGCCACCGCCATCGGCTTAAGCCACAACATGTTCGACGCAGCCCTGTATTTGGGCGTCTGCGACAAAATTGTTCCCGGCCTGTTACTGGGCGGCTTGAGTTTCGGCCATATACCGGCGGTATTCGTCCCTGCCGGCCCGATGACAACCGGCATCTCCAACAAGGAAAAATCCCGTGCCCGACAAAAATTCGCCGACGGCAAGATCGGCGAAAAAGAACTGTTGGAATCCGAATCCAAAGCATACCACAGCCCCGGTACTTGCACGTTTTACGGCACCGCCAACAGCAATCAGATGATGGTGGAAATCATGGGGCTGCATTTGCCCGGCAGCTCATTCGTCAACCCTTACACGCCGTTGCGCGACGAGTTGACCAAAGCCGCAGCCAAACAGGTTTTGAAATTCACATCCTTAGGCAACGACTTCCGTCCGCTGGGACATATGGTCAACGAAAAAGCCATCGTCAATGCCATCATAGGTTTACTGGCCACCGGCGGTTCCACCAACCACACTATCCATTTAATCGCCATTGCCCGGGCGGCCGGTGTGATCATCAACTGGGACGACTTTGACAATCTGTCCAAAGTCATCCCGTTGTTAACCAAAATTTATCCGAACGGTCCGGCCGACGTGAATCAATTCCATAGCGCCGGCGGCATGGGTATATTAATTGGCGAGCTGCTAAATCACGGTTTATTGCACGGCGACATTTTGACTGTCGGCGACCAGCGCGGCATGGCTCAATACAGCCAAGTGCCGACATTAGCGAATGGCCAATTACGCTGGGAGCCGGGCCCAACCCAGTCGTTGGATCCGGAGATAATCGCCAGCGTGGAAAAACCCTTTGCCACCGGCGGCGGCTTACATGTGATACATGGCAATCTGGGCCGAGGCGTTACCAAAGTATCGGCGGTCGCCGAGAAGCATCAAGTCGTTACCGCCCCGGCCATGGTCTTTGACGACCAACTGGATGTAGTGGCGGCATTCAAACGCGGCGAACTGGAAAAAGACGTGATAGTGGTATTGCGCTTCCAAGGCCCTAAAGCCAATGGCATGCCGGAACTGCATAAGCTGACCCCTATTATGGGCTTGCTGCAAGATAAAGGCTTCCACGTGGCGCTACTCACGGACGGCCGCATGTCCGGCGCATCCGGCAAGGTACCGTCCGCCATTCATATGTGGCCGGAATGTATCGACGGAGGCCCCCTTGCCAAAGTGCGAGACGGCGATATCATCGTGCTGAATACGCAAACCGGCGAAGTCAACGTACAAGTCGATGCCGCCGAATTCGAAGCCCGGGTCGCGGAACCCAACCATGCCACCGGCCACCATTTCGGCATGGGACGCGAATTGTTCGGCGCCATGCGCGCACAAGCGTCGACCGCGGAAACCGGCGCCACCAATTTGTTTTTCGTGGATTAA
- the amrB gene encoding AmmeMemoRadiSam system protein B encodes MNRAPAVAGSFYPADAGTLSHMLNGFLDRTAGDEHAPKAIIVPHAGYIYSGPIAASAYARLKPVRDSVSRVVLIGPSHRVAFQGLAVSAADTFSTPLGDIAIDQSAIQQLQQLPFVGYLEEAHALEHSLEVHLPFLQQTLSHFKLVPIVAGDASPHQVSQVLEILWGGPETLIVISSDLSHYHDYATSQTLDKHTSELIEALDYQALSSDAACGRVPVSGLLKLLREKSLAIKTIDLRNSGDTAGDKYRVVGYGAYVVD; translated from the coding sequence TGAACGGTTTTTTAGACCGCACCGCCGGTGATGAGCATGCCCCCAAAGCCATCATTGTGCCGCATGCCGGCTATATTTATTCCGGTCCGATTGCCGCCAGCGCCTATGCGCGCTTAAAACCGGTCCGGGACAGCGTTAGCCGGGTGGTATTGATAGGCCCGTCGCACCGGGTAGCGTTTCAAGGCTTGGCCGTCAGCGCCGCGGATACTTTCAGTACGCCGCTAGGCGATATCGCTATCGATCAGTCTGCTATCCAACAATTGCAACAGCTGCCGTTCGTAGGCTATTTGGAAGAGGCTCATGCCCTGGAACACAGCCTGGAGGTACATCTGCCTTTTTTGCAGCAAACCCTGAGCCACTTCAAACTGGTACCGATTGTGGCAGGCGACGCCAGCCCGCACCAAGTCAGCCAAGTCTTGGAGATACTCTGGGGCGGCCCTGAAACCTTAATCGTCATCAGTTCGGATTTAAGCCACTATCACGATTACGCTACCTCGCAAACACTCGACAAACACACCAGCGAGTTGATCGAAGCGCTCGATTATCAGGCCCTGTCATCGGATGCGGCTTGCGGCAGAGTGCCGGTCAGCGGCCTGCTGAAACTCCTGCGGGAAAAGTCGCTGGCTATTAAAACCATAGACCTTAGAAATTCCGGCGATACCGCCGGCGACAAATATCGTGTTGTGGGTTACGGTGCTTATGTTGTTGACTAA
- a CDS encoding OpgC family protein — MKSDILTPTTRNLQLDFFRGLALMIIFINHMPFNPWFAYTPSRLGPSDAAETFVFLSGFAAAIAFGRTFKQAGIALGSVRVLFRCSQIYLAHLVSFLLMSILVILVTSWDATHATWHLEKLKYFFDHTPQALLALASLRYVPNFIDILPMYLVILLWLPMVWALSRIHVMLALGFSVSLYVAARYFGWELTADPTTGRVWYFNPFCWQLVFFTGFAFSSGWLPIPPFRRSLMLLCLAYAIFCYPLENAYGYDRLPWFAAFREQWEPLLNKNHLGVLRYLHFLAMTYLLSHFMRKYSHWLTSKPAREIIALGQQSLPIFILGICLSFLGGVVLEGMHADFIDSLWVNLAGLGLMLLSARLLNWLDRKPWKNLTQPAVNPDWSKQFVLASTLVILTIAPLQLLQSPAANPSLAATTPTIAETVVAEPDLAIVGLRDLAVGSELSNTEQVTFTAPEAAIELPEPL; from the coding sequence ATGAAATCCGACATCTTGACTCCAACGACGCGCAACTTGCAGTTGGATTTCTTTCGAGGCTTGGCTTTGATGATCATCTTCATCAACCACATGCCTTTCAACCCGTGGTTTGCTTACACCCCCTCTCGTTTGGGGCCCAGTGACGCGGCGGAAACCTTCGTGTTTTTATCCGGATTCGCCGCGGCCATCGCCTTTGGACGTACGTTTAAGCAAGCGGGCATTGCACTTGGCTCGGTAAGGGTTTTATTCCGCTGCAGCCAGATTTACCTCGCACACTTGGTCTCGTTTTTATTAATGAGTATCCTGGTGATCCTGGTGACCTCCTGGGATGCCACGCATGCAACGTGGCACCTCGAAAAACTAAAATACTTCTTCGACCATACCCCGCAGGCGCTGCTGGCGCTGGCCAGCCTCAGATACGTACCTAATTTCATAGACATTTTGCCGATGTATCTGGTCATCTTGCTCTGGCTGCCGATGGTATGGGCCTTGTCGCGTATCCATGTAATGCTGGCCTTGGGTTTTTCGGTATCGCTGTATGTCGCGGCCCGCTATTTCGGCTGGGAACTCACCGCCGATCCCACAACAGGCCGCGTCTGGTATTTCAATCCGTTCTGCTGGCAATTGGTGTTTTTTACCGGCTTTGCCTTCAGCAGCGGCTGGTTGCCGATTCCCCCATTCCGGCGCAGCCTGATGCTGCTGTGTTTAGCGTATGCAATCTTTTGCTATCCGCTGGAAAACGCCTATGGCTACGATCGCCTGCCCTGGTTTGCGGCTTTTCGCGAACAGTGGGAGCCTTTGCTGAATAAAAACCATCTGGGCGTTTTGCGTTACCTGCACTTCTTAGCCATGACCTACCTGTTAAGCCATTTCATGCGTAAATATTCGCACTGGTTAACTTCCAAACCGGCGCGTGAAATCATTGCCCTGGGTCAGCAATCTTTGCCTATCTTCATTCTGGGTATCTGTCTGTCGTTTTTGGGCGGGGTAGTGCTGGAAGGCATGCATGCCGACTTTATCGACAGCCTGTGGGTGAACTTGGCAGGGCTAGGCTTAATGCTGTTGAGCGCCAGACTGTTGAACTGGCTGGACCGTAAACCCTGGAAAAATCTTACTCAGCCGGCCGTCAACCCGGATTGGTCGAAACAATTCGTCCTGGCCAGTACTTTAGTGATTTTAACTATCGCACCGCTACAACTCTTACAGTCACCGGCCGCAAATCCGAGTTTGGCTGCCACGACACCTACCATCGCCGAGACCGTCGTTGCCGAACCGGATTTGGCGATTGTTGGACTGCGGGATTTAGCGGTCGGTAGCGAGCTTTCGAACACCGAGCAAGTGACCTTCACCGCCCCGGAAGCCGCCATTGAATTACCCGAACCCCTCTGA
- the pgl gene encoding 6-phosphogluconolactonase, with product MVKEFFFEQHHHLFTALVAECQDVLSEALGKHGTATLLVSGGGTPGPLYEALSKTELNWKKIKIALVDERWVDQDHTASNEALIKRTLLINNAKVAEFTGMKNAAKTAAAGQSETETLYRKLPQPFSLAIVGMGPDGHTASLFPHAKGLSDALNSDNDNLTAAITANQSEVTGPNTERLTLTLTGLLKTERIVILFTGEDKLAVFGEAQKPGPVEDMPIRALLHQEDVPIELYWAP from the coding sequence ATGGTTAAAGAATTCTTTTTTGAACAGCATCATCACCTATTTACCGCATTGGTTGCCGAATGCCAGGATGTATTATCCGAGGCCCTCGGCAAACACGGCACCGCCACGCTGCTGGTGTCGGGCGGCGGCACCCCAGGCCCCTTGTATGAAGCCTTGTCGAAAACCGAATTAAACTGGAAAAAAATCAAAATCGCCCTGGTGGACGAACGCTGGGTAGATCAAGACCATACCGCCAGTAATGAAGCGCTGATCAAGCGCACCCTGTTGATTAACAACGCCAAGGTTGCCGAGTTTACCGGCATGAAAAACGCCGCCAAAACCGCGGCGGCCGGCCAAAGCGAAACGGAAACCCTGTACCGCAAATTGCCGCAACCGTTTAGCCTGGCAATCGTGGGCATGGGGCCGGACGGCCATACCGCCTCGCTGTTTCCGCATGCCAAAGGCTTGTCCGACGCCCTTAACAGCGATAACGACAACTTGACTGCGGCAATTACCGCCAACCAAAGCGAAGTGACCGGGCCTAATACCGAACGCCTGACGCTAACCCTAACCGGTTTGCTGAAAACCGAGCGGATAGTCATCTTGTTTACCGGGGAAGACAAGCTGGCCGTGTTCGGCGAAGCGCAAAAACCCGGTCCGGTGGAGGACATGCCGATTCGCGCGCTGCTGCATCAGGAGGATGTGCCGATCGAACTGTATTGGGCACCTTGA
- the zwf gene encoding glucose-6-phosphate dehydrogenase yields MTENQNFKPCDLVIYGALGDLSKRKLLISLYRLEKHHLIEADTRIIGVDRLDETSDGFVEIAHKSLQAFLNNDIDDSIWQRFAQRLSYLKIDLTQPEQYKQLNKAIDPEKRVMVNYFAVSPLLFKSICHGLHNSGALTTESRMVMEKPIGHDLKSSVEINDVVAQVFHENQVYRIDHYLGKETVLNLLALRFANSLFYTCWNHNTIDHIQITVGEDIGIEGRWDYFDKTGQLRDMLQNHLLQILTFVTMEPPADLSAHSIHMEKIKLLKALRPITYLNVEEKTVRGQYTAGYIQGKPVPGYLEEAGANTESITESFVAIRVDIDNWRWAGVPIYMRTGKRMPNKRTEIVVNFKNLPHNIFKDSFHELPANKLVIHLQPNEGVDVMMLNKIPGIDGNIKLQQTKLDLSFSETFKKNRIFGGYEKLILEALRGNPTLFLSREEIEQAWTWVDSIQDAWQHNHTPPKPYPAGNWGPVASVALLARDGRAWEE; encoded by the coding sequence ATGACAGAAAACCAAAATTTCAAGCCCTGCGACCTGGTGATTTACGGCGCGCTGGGCGACTTATCCAAACGAAAACTGTTGATTTCACTGTATCGCTTGGAAAAACACCATCTCATAGAGGCAGATACCCGCATCATCGGCGTCGACCGCCTGGATGAAACCAGCGACGGCTTCGTGGAAATAGCGCATAAGAGCCTGCAGGCGTTTTTGAACAACGACATCGACGACAGCATCTGGCAACGTTTTGCCCAGCGCCTGTCTTATTTGAAAATCGACCTGACTCAGCCCGAGCAATACAAACAACTGAATAAAGCGATTGACCCGGAAAAACGGGTCATGGTGAATTACTTCGCGGTGTCGCCGTTACTGTTCAAAAGCATTTGCCACGGCCTGCACAACAGCGGTGCGTTAACCACCGAGTCACGCATGGTGATGGAAAAACCCATCGGTCACGACCTGAAATCCTCCGTGGAAATTAACGATGTGGTGGCCCAGGTTTTCCATGAAAATCAGGTATACCGCATCGACCATTATCTGGGTAAAGAGACCGTATTGAATCTGTTGGCGCTGCGTTTCGCCAATTCATTGTTCTACACCTGTTGGAACCACAACACCATCGACCATATCCAAATTACCGTCGGCGAAGACATCGGCATCGAAGGCCGTTGGGATTACTTCGACAAGACCGGTCAATTGCGGGATATGCTGCAAAACCATTTATTGCAAATTCTGACCTTCGTCACCATGGAGCCGCCCGCCGATCTTTCCGCGCACAGCATACACATGGAAAAGATCAAACTGCTGAAAGCCCTGCGGCCGATCACTTATTTGAATGTGGAAGAAAAAACCGTGCGCGGCCAATATACCGCCGGCTATATTCAAGGCAAACCGGTACCCGGTTATCTGGAAGAAGCCGGCGCCAATACCGAAAGTATTACCGAAAGCTTCGTGGCGATTCGGGTGGATATCGACAACTGGCGCTGGGCGGGCGTGCCGATTTACATGCGCACCGGCAAACGCATGCCCAACAAGCGTACCGAAATCGTCGTCAATTTTAAAAACCTGCCGCACAACATTTTTAAAGACAGCTTTCATGAATTGCCGGCCAATAAACTGGTTATCCACCTGCAACCCAATGAAGGGGTGGACGTGATGATGTTGAACAAAATTCCCGGTATAGACGGCAATATCAAATTACAGCAAACCAAGCTGGACTTGAGCTTTTCCGAAACTTTCAAGAAAAACCGTATCTTCGGAGGTTACGAAAAATTGATACTGGAAGCATTGCGGGGCAACCCCACGCTGTTTCTGAGCCGCGAAGAAATCGAACAGGCCTGGACCTGGGTCGATTCCATTCAAGACGCCTGGCAGCACAACCACACCCCGCCCAAGCCCTATCCGGCCGGCAATTGGGGACCGGTTGCATCGGTAGCATTACTCGCGCGCGACGGACGCGCCTGGGAAGAATAA